From Acidobacteriota bacterium:
TGCGGGATCGGCCTGGAGCGGTTCCAGGACATCAAGCCCGGCGACGAGATCGAGGCCTTCGTGATCGAAATGAAGCGGCGCGAGTCGCTCGAAGAGACCCACACGACCTGAGACGGCCGGCGGGCCGGCACCCGCGGCCGGGCCGGGGAACCGGGACCGCCCGCCCGGCGGAGGCGGACGACATGCGGGTCGGGATCCTGGTGGTCGAGATCTTTCTCCCCGGCTGCGCCTCGCTCAAGGACAAGAGGCGGGTCGTGCGCGCCGTCAAGGACCGCACGCGCCACCGGCACAACGTCGCCGCCGCCGAGGTGGACCATCAGGAGCGGCGCCAGCGGGCGACGATCGCCTTCGCTTCGGTGGCCGGGGCCGACGGGCAGCTCGATCAGCTCTTCGATCGCATCGTGGCCGAGGTGGAGGAAATCGTCCCCGGGGGGGTCCGCGTGACCGAACGGGACATCCTCGGATGAACCGCAGCGAGCCCCCGATCGGGATGATCCTCGTCGACAAGCCGGCGGGGATGACGAGCCACGACGTGGTCCAGTGGGTCCGGCGCCTTCTCGGCACCCGACGGGTCGGTCACGCCGGCACGCTCGACCCGCTCGCCACGGGCCTCCTCCCCTGCCTCGTCGGGCCGGCGACCCGGCTGGTGCGCTTCCTGCACGGCTGGGACAAGTGCTACGTCGGGGTGATCGCCCTCGGCGAGGAGACCGAGTCGGGCGACGCCGAGGGCGCCGAGGGGGTCCGCCGGGCTCGGGTTCCGCCGGCGCCGGTCCTGCGCGCGGCTGTTTCCCGGCTCACCGGAACGATCCTCCAGACGCCGCCGGCCTTCTCCGCCAAGAAGATCGGGGGGCAACCCGCCCACCGCCTGGCGCGGCGCGGCTACCGTCCGGCTCTTCCTCCCGTGCGGGTCACCGTGCACCGCCTCCGGCTTCACCCGCGGCCCGACGGGCGCCTTCTGTTCGCCGCCCGGGTTTCGAGCGGAACCTATCTCCGGGCCCTCGCCCGGGACCTCGGCCGGCTGCTGGGAACGGGAGCCCACCTCGAGCGCCTGCGCCGCACCGGTATCGGCCCGCTTCGAGTCCGGGAGGCGGTCCGGCCCGGCGCGGAGGAGGCGGCCCGGGGGCGATTGCTCCCACCGGAGGCGATCCCGCTTCCGTTTCCCACCCTCCCGCTGGGCGCCGCGGAACTGGGCCGCTTCCGGTCCGGACAGCCGGTGCCGGCCCGGGCGATTCCCGGGCGGGCGGGATGGGTGAGGGTGCTGGACCCGGAGGGCCGGCTCGTGGGTGTCGGGGAGTGGGACGGGGGCGGAGCGATCCGGCCCCGAGTGGTGATCCGTCCCTGAGCCGATTGCCGGTCGCCTCGGCGGGTGCTAGTATCCGCGCGTTCGTGTGTCCGCGGTCTTCCGCACCGTCGGTGAGCGCCGTGCCGCGGCCGGCAGCGCCCGGATCGCTGCGGGAGAAGAGCGGACGCCAGGGAGCCTGGACGTTGCCACTCGCCAAGGAGAAGAAGCAGGAGCTGCTCGCGGAGTACCGGCGGCACGAGACCGATACCGGCTCGACGCCGGCCCAGGTGGCTCTCCTCACCGAGAGGATCCGCCACCTGACCGAGCACCTGAAAACGCACAAGAAAGACCATCACTCGCGGCTCGGCCTGTTGAAGCTCGTCGGCAAGCGGCGCCGACTGCTCAACTACATGCGGCGCCGCGATCCGTCCGGCTACCGCGAGCTGATCCAGCGCCTCGGGATCCGCCGCTGACCCGGGGACCCTGGGAACGGTGGCCGTCAGCGACGGACCCGGCGCGCCGAGCAGGTCGACGGCCGCCGGGTTTTCCATGATGTCAACCGCCCGCCGAGCGCCGGACATGACGAGCCCGGTCCGGACGGCCCGGACGGATGGACTGCGTAGCGAGCTCCACGCGCCGACCCGGTGCGCGGGTCTCGCTACACAGCCCACTCGGCCGGCACGGTCCGGTCCCGGCTCTCGCGGCGGCGGGCACCAGGCGGTGCGGCCTCGCTCAGCGCCGCACCGGTTCGCCGGGACGCCGCCCGGGCGGCGGACCCGCGAGAGGAGTCAACCGTGTCGGAACAGCGCATCGAAGTCGAGGTCGGCGGTAGACCGCTGATCGTCAGTACCGGTCGTCTGGCCAAGCAGGCGGGCGGGGCCGTCACCGTCCGCCAGGGCGACACCGTCGTGCTCGTCACGGCGACCGCCTCGAAGAATCCGCGGGACGTTCCCTTCCTTCCCCTGACGGTGGACTACCGCGAGGCCATGTACGCCGCGGGCAAGGTCCCCGGAGGGTTCTTCAAGCGAGAGGGACGCCCCAACGAGAAGGAGACCCTCAGCAGCCGGCTCATCGACCGGCCCCTCCGCCCCCTGTTCCCGAAGGGCTGGAACTACGAGACCCAGATCATCGGGCTCGTCCTGTCGGCGGACAAGGAGAACAACCCGGACGTGCTCGCGCTCACGGGGGCCTCGTTCGCCCTCACCCTGTCGGACATCCCGTTCCCGACGCCGATCGGGGCGGTGCGCGTCGGGCTGATCGATGGCGAGTACGTCATCAATCCGACCCACAGCCAGCTCGAGAACAGCAAGCTGGACATCATCGTCGCGGCCTCGAGCGAGGCGATCGTCATGGTCGAAGCCGGGGCGAACGAGGCGACCGAGGAGGAGGTCATCGGAGCGCTGTACGCCGGACAGGAGGCGATCCGCCCCCTCTGCGAAGCCCAGGTCC
This genomic window contains:
- a CDS encoding DUF503 domain-containing protein, with amino-acid sequence MRVGILVVEIFLPGCASLKDKRRVVRAVKDRTRHRHNVAAAEVDHQERRQRATIAFASVAGADGQLDQLFDRIVAEVEEIVPGGVRVTERDILG
- the truB gene encoding tRNA pseudouridine(55) synthase TruB, which encodes MNRSEPPIGMILVDKPAGMTSHDVVQWVRRLLGTRRVGHAGTLDPLATGLLPCLVGPATRLVRFLHGWDKCYVGVIALGEETESGDAEGAEGVRRARVPPAPVLRAAVSRLTGTILQTPPAFSAKKIGGQPAHRLARRGYRPALPPVRVTVHRLRLHPRPDGRLLFAARVSSGTYLRALARDLGRLLGTGAHLERLRRTGIGPLRVREAVRPGAEEAARGRLLPPEAIPLPFPTLPLGAAELGRFRSGQPVPARAIPGRAGWVRVLDPEGRLVGVGEWDGGGAIRPRVVIRP
- a CDS encoding 30S ribosomal protein S15, with the translated sequence MPLAKEKKQELLAEYRRHETDTGSTPAQVALLTERIRHLTEHLKTHKKDHHSRLGLLKLVGKRRRLLNYMRRRDPSGYRELIQRLGIRR